One window of Camelus dromedarius isolate mCamDro1 chromosome 18, mCamDro1.pat, whole genome shotgun sequence genomic DNA carries:
- the SRC gene encoding proto-oncogene tyrosine-protein kinase Src isoform X3, with the protein MDSLPVSSDCFGCEASVAAPPGPLSPALPGSPAISLTLSASLSHHPHLCLFFPVGLSLSPPSSVSLDPRSSQTWFTFRWLQREGDWWLAHSLSTGQTGYIPSNYVAPSDSIQAEEWYFGKITRRESERLLLNAENPRGTFLVRESETTKGAYCLSVSDFDNAKGLNVKHYKIRKLDSGGFYITSRTQFSSLQQLVAYYSKHADGLCHRLTTVCPTSKPQTQGLAKDAWEIPRESLRLEVKLGQGCFGEVWMGTWNGTTRVAIKTLKPGTMSPEAFLQEAQVMKKLRHEKLVQLYAVVSEEPIYIVTEYMNKGSLLDFLKGETGKYLRLPQLVDMAAQIASGMAYVERMNYVHRDLRAANILVGENLVCKVADFGLARLIEDNEYTARQGAKFPIKWTAPEAALYGRFTIKSDVWSFGILLTELTTKGRVPYPGMVNREVLDQVERGYRMPCPPECPESLHDLMCQCWRKDPEERPTFEYLQAFLEDYFTSTEPQYQPGENL; encoded by the exons ATGgactctctccctgtctcctctgATTGCTTTGGATGCGAGGCCTCTGTGGCTGCCCCGCCTGGCCCCCTGTCCCCAGCACTGCCTGGCTCTCCTGCTATCTCCCTCactctttctgcctctctctctcaccacccccatctctgcctcttctttcctGTTGGGCTCTcgctttctcctccctcctctgtgtctctggaCCCCCGCTCCAGCCAGACCTGGTTCACATTCAGATGGCTGCAAAG aGAGGGAGACTGGTGGTTGGCTCACTCGCTCAGCACAGGACAGACGGGCTACATCCCCAGCAACTATGTGGCGCCCTCTGACTCCATCCAGGCCGAGGA gtggTATTTTGGCAAGATCACCAGACGGGAGTCAGAGCGGTTACTGCTCAATGCGGAGAACCCCAGAGGGACCTTCCTAGTGCGAGAAAGCGAGACCACAAAAG GCGCCTACTGCCTCTCAGTGTCCGACTTCGACAACGCCAAGGGCCTCAATGTGAAGCACTACAAGATCCGCAAGCTGGACAGCGGTGGCTTCTACATCACCTCCCGCACCCAGTTCAGCAGCCTGCAGCAGCTCGTGGCCTACTACTCCA aACACGCTGATGGCCTGTGTCACCGCCTCACCACCGTGTGCCCCACATCCAAGCCACAGACTCAGGGTCTGGCCAAGGATGCCTGGGAGATCCCCCGGGAGTCTCTGCGGCTGGAGGTCAAGCTGGGCCAGGGCTGCTTCGGAGAGGTGTGGATGG GGACCTGGAACGGCACCACGAGGGTGGCCATCAAAACCCTGAAGCCCGGCACAATGTCTCCGGAGGCCTTCCTGCAGGAGGCCCAGgtcatgaagaaactgaggcatgagaAACTGGTGCAGCTGTACGCGGTGGTGTCCGAGGAACCCATCTACATTGTCACGGAGTACATGAACAAGG ggagTTTGCTGGACTTTCTCAAGGGAGAGACAGGCAAGTACCTGCGGCTGCCCCAGCTGGTGGACATGGCTGCTCAG ATTGCCTCAGGCATGGCGTATGTGGAGCGGATGAACTATGTCCACCGAGACCTCCGTGCTGCCAACATCCTGGTTGGAGAAAACCTGGTGTGCAAAGTGGCTGACTTCGGGCTGGCCCGGCTCATTGAAGACAACGAATACACAGCCCGGCAAG GTGCCAAATTCCCCATCAAGTGGACGGCTCCAGAAGCCGCGCTCTACGGCCGGTTCACCATCAAGTCCGATGTGTGGTCCTTTGGGATCCTGCTGACAGAGCTCACAACTAAGGGACGGGTGCCCTACCCTG GGATGGTGAACCGCGAGGTGCTGGACCAGGTGGAGCGGGGCTACCGGATGCCCTGCCCGCCTGAGTGTCCCGAGTCTCTGCATGACCTCATGTGCCAGTGCTGGCGGAAGGACCCGGAGGAACGGCCCACCTTCGAGTACCTGCAGGCCTTCCTGGAGGACTACTTCACGTCCACTGAGCCCCAGTACCAGCCCGGAGAGAACCTATAG